A genomic stretch from Microbacterium proteolyticum includes:
- a CDS encoding helix-turn-helix domain-containing protein, with product MTPAVTDDGPTGIHCRLDELLEARGMTLTRLSELVGVSVVNLSVLKNDRARAIRYSTLAAICRVLECEVGDLLVVER from the coding sequence ATGACGCCGGCGGTCACGGATGACGGGCCGACCGGCATCCATTGCCGTCTCGACGAGCTCCTCGAGGCGCGGGGCATGACGCTCACGCGCCTCAGCGAGCTGGTCGGCGTCTCGGTCGTGAACCTGTCGGTGCTGAAGAACGACCGCGCCCGGGCCATCCGCTACTCGACGCTCGCGGCGATCTGCCGCGTGCTCGAGTGCGAGGTGGGCGACCTGCTCGTCGTCGAGCGCTGA
- the cls gene encoding cardiolipin synthase — MINATFDASWLVITLFVVDLVVRIAAVIIVPRNRRPTAAMAWLLAIYFIPFVGVFLFLLIGNPRLPRKRRRKQAAINQYIHDTSASLEFGTLRPHAPDWFRALVRLNRNLGAMPLAGDNAATLIADYQHSLDAMAEAIRRATRYVHVEFYILQSDDSTDNFFRALEEAADRGVVVRVLLDHWANRGKPFYRRTVRRLDAMGAHWHLMLPVQPLRGRYQRPDLRNHRKLLVIDGDVAYMGSQNVTDSSYNLRKNIRRGLHWVDLMVRVEGPVVASINAVFLSDWYSETDETLRHEIDLFSVTSGPGDLDCQIVPSGPGFDFQNNLKLFLGLLFAARERIIIVSPYFVPDEALLLAITTACQRGVHVELFVSEEGDQAMVYHAQRSYYEALLRAGVVIWMYRKPFILHSKSVTIDNEVAVIGSSNMDMRSFGLNLEVSMLVRGEEFVRDMRAVEDRYRGLSRQLTIEEWRRQPLRSTILDNLARLTSALQ, encoded by the coding sequence GTGATCAACGCCACGTTCGACGCGAGCTGGCTCGTCATCACGCTGTTCGTCGTCGACCTGGTGGTCCGCATCGCGGCGGTCATCATCGTGCCGCGCAACCGCCGTCCCACCGCGGCGATGGCATGGCTCCTGGCCATCTACTTCATCCCGTTCGTCGGGGTCTTCCTGTTCCTGCTCATCGGAAACCCGCGCCTCCCGCGTAAACGCCGCCGCAAGCAGGCCGCCATCAACCAGTACATCCACGACACGAGCGCATCCCTCGAGTTCGGAACGCTCCGTCCGCATGCGCCGGACTGGTTCCGGGCGTTGGTGCGCCTCAATCGCAATCTCGGCGCCATGCCGCTCGCCGGTGACAACGCCGCGACGCTGATCGCGGACTACCAGCACAGCCTGGATGCCATGGCCGAGGCGATCCGCCGGGCGACACGGTACGTGCACGTCGAGTTCTACATCCTGCAGTCCGACGACTCGACCGACAACTTCTTCCGCGCGCTCGAAGAGGCCGCCGACCGCGGCGTCGTCGTGCGGGTCCTGCTCGATCACTGGGCCAACCGCGGCAAACCCTTCTACCGTCGGACCGTGCGCCGCCTCGACGCGATGGGCGCGCATTGGCATCTGATGCTGCCGGTGCAGCCGCTGCGCGGGCGCTACCAGCGTCCTGATCTGCGCAACCACCGCAAGCTCCTGGTCATCGACGGCGACGTCGCCTACATGGGCTCGCAGAACGTCACCGACTCCTCGTACAACCTCCGCAAGAACATCCGTCGCGGGCTGCACTGGGTCGACCTCATGGTGCGCGTCGAGGGTCCGGTCGTCGCCAGCATCAACGCCGTATTCCTCTCCGACTGGTACAGCGAGACCGATGAGACGCTGCGGCATGAGATCGACCTGTTCAGCGTGACGTCGGGACCGGGCGACCTCGACTGTCAGATCGTGCCTTCGGGTCCCGGGTTCGACTTCCAGAACAACCTCAAGCTGTTCCTCGGGCTGCTGTTCGCCGCCCGTGAGCGCATCATCATCGTGAGCCCCTACTTCGTTCCCGACGAGGCTCTGCTGCTCGCCATCACCACGGCCTGCCAGCGCGGCGTGCACGTCGAACTGTTCGTCTCTGAGGAGGGCGACCAGGCGATGGTCTACCACGCTCAGCGCAGCTACTACGAGGCTCTCCTGCGTGCGGGGGTGGTCATCTGGATGTACCGCAAGCCCTTCATCCTGCACAGCAAGAGCGTGACGATCGACAACGAGGTCGCCGTCATCGGTTCGAGCAACATGGACATGCGCTCGTTCGGTCTGAACCTCGAGGTCTCGATGCTCGTACGCGGCGAGGAGTTCGTCCGCGACATGCGCGCCGTCGAAGACCGTTACCGGGGGCTCAGCCGTCAGCTCACGATCGAGGAGTGGCGACGCCAGCCGCTGCGCTCGACGATCCTCGACAACCTGGCCCGCCTCACCTCCGCGCTGCAGTGA
- a CDS encoding DUF4192 family protein — MTTTVVRATSSPAFLALVPHLLECTPRRSLVIVPFSRGRSSGAMRVDLPPAGDAPTEEGVASTVIGMACKVTLTDAVAIAVYTDDIVSGDGTLPHTGLVDAVRARADICGLRVVDALVVGTDAWASYLEPATRAHPLAEIQDAAASGPEHDVSADHLAAAELPAASQDDARRIEQLLVDVEHALSRSRDRRRLSPARRAAADAVAAEIADAPHLFENVVVLPSEQLELTHLAALAFCLERPALRDVALMQWACDLTTGDAVFRAQTAFRAGEPFPEDLARPMWGEGARPDPARLRLALELCRNVASSVARERRPGPLAACAWLAWASGRSTHAAAYTDAALEIDGAHGLSEIVRAMVDAGRLPEWVFERPTSPTGTGSSRGSRVP; from the coding sequence ATGACCACCACCGTCGTGCGGGCCACCTCGTCGCCCGCCTTCCTCGCCCTCGTCCCGCACCTGCTCGAATGCACGCCCCGTCGGAGCCTCGTCATCGTCCCCTTCAGCCGGGGGCGCTCGTCGGGGGCGATGCGCGTCGACCTGCCTCCGGCCGGTGACGCACCCACCGAGGAGGGAGTCGCCTCGACCGTCATCGGCATGGCGTGCAAGGTGACTCTCACCGACGCCGTCGCCATCGCGGTCTACACCGACGACATCGTGTCGGGCGACGGCACCCTCCCCCACACGGGACTCGTGGATGCCGTACGCGCACGCGCCGACATCTGCGGGCTGCGGGTGGTCGACGCGCTCGTGGTCGGTACGGACGCGTGGGCGAGCTACCTGGAGCCCGCTACCCGAGCGCATCCGCTCGCCGAGATCCAGGATGCCGCCGCGAGCGGGCCGGAGCATGACGTGAGCGCAGACCACCTCGCCGCGGCTGAACTGCCGGCGGCGTCGCAGGACGACGCACGGCGGATCGAACAGCTTCTGGTCGACGTGGAGCACGCGCTGAGCCGGTCCCGGGATCGCCGGCGACTCTCCCCCGCGCGACGCGCCGCCGCCGACGCCGTTGCTGCCGAGATCGCCGATGCGCCGCATCTCTTCGAGAACGTCGTGGTGCTCCCGTCCGAGCAGTTAGAGCTGACGCACCTCGCCGCCCTCGCCTTCTGCCTGGAGCGACCCGCGCTGCGCGACGTCGCCCTCATGCAGTGGGCGTGCGACCTCACGACCGGAGACGCGGTGTTCCGGGCGCAGACCGCCTTCCGGGCCGGCGAACCCTTTCCCGAGGATCTCGCCCGTCCGATGTGGGGGGAGGGCGCGCGACCCGATCCCGCACGCCTGCGCCTCGCTCTCGAGCTGTGCCGGAACGTGGCGTCATCGGTCGCGCGCGAACGGCGACCGGGTCCCCTGGCCGCGTGCGCGTGGCTCGCGTGGGCGTCGGGGCGGTCCACGCACGCCGCGGCGTACACCGATGCGGCCCTCGAGATCGACGGCGCGCATGGACTCAGCGAGATCGTGCGCGCGATGGTCGACGCGGGACGCCTCCCGGAGTGGGTGTTCGAGCGCCCTACTTCACCAACGGGAACAGGATCGTCTCGCGGATCCCGAGTCCCGTGA
- the lysS gene encoding lysine--tRNA ligase, producing MTDAPANDAAEPTEDEVFEQKAVRLAKRERLLAERADAAGGPYPVAVPVTATIPELRARFGELEAGAETGETAGVAGRVVFSRNTGKLCFASLQAGDGSRIQAMVSLANVGEESLQAWKELVDLGDHVFVSGEVISSRRGELSIMVAEWRIAAKAVLPLPNLHTELSEESRVRSRFLDLIVRDRARETVLARAKVNQSLRRTFGDRGFVEVETPMLQVQHGGASARPFTTHSNAFDTELYLRIAPELFLKRAVVGGIDRVYEINRNFRNEGADSTHSPEFAMLEAYQAYTDYNGIADLTQSLIQDAAIAVAGSTTVTWADGTEYDLGGEWDRISMYDSLSEAAGRSITPETTLDELRALGAENEVDAPPHETHGKWVEELWEHFVKSGLTRPTFVMDFPVDTSPLVREHRSIAGVVEKWDLYVRGFELATGYSELVDPVIQRHRFTEQAKLAARGDDEAMPIDEEFLRALEHGMPPTGGMGMGIDRLLMAITGLGIRETILFPLVK from the coding sequence ATGACCGACGCGCCCGCGAACGACGCCGCCGAACCGACCGAAGACGAGGTCTTCGAACAGAAGGCGGTACGCCTGGCGAAGCGCGAGCGCCTGCTCGCCGAGCGCGCCGATGCGGCCGGCGGCCCGTATCCCGTCGCCGTCCCGGTCACCGCGACCATCCCGGAGCTGCGTGCCCGCTTCGGCGAGCTCGAAGCCGGCGCCGAGACCGGCGAGACCGCGGGCGTCGCGGGCCGCGTGGTGTTCAGCCGCAACACCGGCAAGCTCTGCTTCGCATCGCTGCAGGCGGGCGACGGCAGTCGCATCCAGGCCATGGTCTCGCTCGCGAACGTCGGTGAGGAGTCGCTGCAGGCCTGGAAGGAGCTCGTCGACCTCGGCGATCACGTCTTCGTCTCGGGCGAGGTGATCTCCAGCCGCCGCGGCGAGCTGTCGATCATGGTCGCCGAGTGGCGCATCGCGGCGAAGGCCGTTCTGCCGTTGCCCAACCTCCACACGGAATTGAGCGAGGAGAGCCGCGTTCGCAGCCGCTTCCTCGACCTCATCGTGCGCGACCGCGCCCGCGAGACCGTGCTGGCTCGCGCGAAGGTCAATCAGAGCCTGCGTCGCACGTTCGGGGATCGCGGCTTCGTCGAGGTCGAGACCCCGATGCTGCAGGTGCAGCACGGCGGTGCGAGCGCACGCCCCTTCACCACGCACTCCAATGCCTTCGACACCGAGCTGTACCTGCGCATCGCCCCCGAGCTGTTCCTCAAGCGCGCGGTCGTCGGCGGCATCGACCGCGTGTACGAGATCAACCGCAACTTCCGGAACGAGGGCGCGGACTCCACGCACAGCCCCGAATTCGCGATGCTCGAGGCGTACCAGGCCTACACCGACTACAACGGCATCGCCGACCTCACGCAGTCGCTCATCCAGGATGCCGCGATCGCCGTCGCGGGCTCCACCACCGTCACGTGGGCCGACGGCACCGAGTACGACCTCGGCGGCGAGTGGGACCGCATCTCGATGTACGACTCCCTGTCGGAGGCGGCGGGTCGCTCGATCACGCCGGAGACCACGTTGGACGAGCTGCGCGCGTTGGGCGCCGAGAACGAGGTCGATGCCCCTCCGCACGAGACGCACGGCAAGTGGGTCGAAGAACTGTGGGAGCACTTCGTCAAGTCGGGTCTCACGCGCCCCACCTTCGTCATGGACTTCCCCGTCGACACCAGTCCGCTGGTCCGCGAGCACCGCTCGATCGCCGGCGTCGTGGAGAAGTGGGATCTGTACGTGCGCGGTTTCGAGCTGGCCACCGGCTACTCGGAACTGGTCGACCCCGTGATCCAGCGTCACCGCTTCACCGAGCAGGCCAAGCTCGCCGCGCGCGGTGACGACGAGGCCATGCCCATCGACGAGGAGTTCCTGCGGGCTCTCGAGCACGGGATGCCGCCGACCGGCGGTATGGGCATGGGCATCGATCGCCTGCTCATGGCGATCACGGGACTCGGGATCCGCGAGACGATCCTGTTCCCGTTGGTGAAGTAG
- the panC gene encoding pantoate--beta-alanine ligase gives MIRTLEDLRTRLGDIRGADRSSGGPRVALVSTLGALHDGHVDLIHEARERADVVVVSTFVNPLRFRTAEETSSYPRSPEADERVLRDLGVDVVFAPTAEEFLPAGTSTTRVSAGDVGLRYEGRVRPFYFDGVLTVEAKLFHLIRPDVAVYGERDLQRAFLVRRMVRDLDFAIEIATVPTVRTDDGLPVSSRIALLEPADRRAAAKLPRALEAAASNSDLGVDACIAAAQSSLMGEQRIALEYLSVVDPATFLPVDDGHRGRALALIAATVGGHRFIDNAEISLR, from the coding sequence ATGATCCGCACCCTCGAGGATCTGCGCACCCGACTCGGCGACATCCGAGGCGCAGACCGATCCTCCGGCGGCCCTCGCGTCGCGCTCGTCTCGACTCTCGGCGCCCTGCACGACGGCCACGTCGATCTCATCCACGAGGCGCGAGAACGCGCTGATGTCGTGGTGGTGTCGACCTTCGTCAACCCGCTGCGCTTCCGCACCGCCGAAGAGACCTCGTCGTACCCCCGGTCGCCGGAGGCTGACGAGCGGGTGCTCCGCGACCTCGGCGTCGACGTCGTCTTCGCGCCCACGGCCGAGGAGTTCCTCCCCGCGGGCACGTCCACCACCCGCGTCTCGGCCGGGGACGTCGGGTTGCGTTACGAGGGCCGCGTGCGCCCCTTCTACTTCGATGGCGTCCTGACCGTCGAGGCCAAGCTGTTCCACCTCATCCGCCCCGACGTCGCCGTGTACGGGGAGCGCGACCTGCAGCGAGCCTTCCTCGTGCGGCGCATGGTGCGCGACCTCGACTTCGCCATCGAGATCGCGACGGTCCCGACGGTCCGCACCGATGACGGCCTCCCGGTGTCGAGCCGGATCGCTCTGCTCGAGCCCGCCGACCGCCGCGCGGCGGCCAAGCTCCCGCGGGCGCTCGAGGCCGCGGCATCCAACTCCGACCTGGGGGTGGACGCGTGCATCGCGGCCGCCCAGTCCTCGCTGATGGGCGAGCAGCGCATCGCGCTCGAATACCTGAGCGTGGTCGACCCCGCCACCTTCCTGCCCGTCGACGACGGTCACCGCGGGCGCGCTCTCGCTCTGATCGCCGCGACCGTGGGCGGGCACCGGTTCATCGACAACGCCGAGATCTCGCTTCGCTGA
- a CDS encoding DUF2520 domain-containing protein, translating into MSGRDGRLGVGVIGAGRVGPVIAAALAGAGHALVGITSGSDDDRVEAILPGLPVLTADEVVRRSELVVIAVPHDQLPGLVTGLADLGAWQPGQLVLHTDPAHGARVLDPAARRGAIPLAIHPAIAFTGASSIDLRQLAQAYAAVTAPAPVLPIAQALAVELGCEPVVVAEEDRATYAEAIATATEFSRSIVRQSSELLTRVGVDNPGGYLSALVRSSVDQALAEGSARRTPDGDATIDG; encoded by the coding sequence ATGAGCGGCCGCGACGGACGCCTCGGCGTCGGCGTCATCGGCGCCGGACGGGTCGGGCCGGTCATCGCCGCCGCGCTCGCCGGAGCGGGCCACGCCCTCGTCGGCATCACCTCGGGCTCGGACGACGACCGGGTCGAGGCCATCCTCCCCGGGCTCCCCGTGCTCACCGCCGACGAAGTGGTGCGGCGCAGCGAGTTGGTGGTCATCGCCGTCCCGCACGACCAGCTCCCGGGTCTGGTGACCGGCTTGGCCGACCTCGGGGCCTGGCAGCCGGGCCAGCTCGTGCTGCACACCGATCCGGCCCACGGCGCGCGGGTGCTCGATCCCGCCGCGCGGCGCGGTGCCATTCCGCTCGCGATCCACCCGGCCATCGCGTTCACCGGCGCCTCATCGATCGACCTGCGGCAGTTGGCCCAGGCATACGCCGCCGTCACCGCCCCGGCTCCCGTCCTGCCGATCGCGCAGGCGCTGGCGGTGGAACTGGGGTGCGAGCCGGTGGTGGTCGCGGAGGAGGACCGCGCGACGTACGCCGAGGCCATCGCGACGGCGACCGAGTTCTCGCGGTCGATCGTCCGCCAGTCCTCGGAGCTGCTCACGCGCGTGGGGGTCGACAACCCGGGTGGGTACCTGTCCGCGCTGGTGCGGTCGAGTGTCGACCAGGCGCTCGCCGAGGGCTCCGCACGTCGCACCCCCGACGGCGACGCTACGATCGACGGATGA
- a CDS encoding PH domain-containing protein: MDAAGAASTEATSTGAAGVVPSGEVAAAGEVAAAGAAAGGAAAAAAAGATAKGASASEAASAPVPGARRAAVRSPYSDGEWHRLHPLTPLLRGGLTLLVIVGVVIANLRERLVEFLFPVFTDLPPGAVPPDPVDFLFANNLLLIAGGATVAILIVLIVLFRLSWRFHMLRIGDDDVEVRSGVLFRTHRRAPLDRVQGVNLTRPMIARLLGLAKLEVVGAGLDANVRLEYLSAKDAEAIRGDILRLASGRRLARERTPEERRESLARQAAAAVGSGLQGLVDGEDLSDAEPESIVRIPVGRLVASRVLSGSTVFLLALVVGIVVAASLSTLWLLFTIVPMFLAFVAYYVRSIARGLRYSIAPTADGVRVTFGLFTTVSEIVPPGRVHAIEVRQPVLWRPFGWWAVSVNRLSGRSSTDTSTDQFAAVLPIGTRADVERVLAILAPSLTGGEWTSVFRDGILGPVDDDPYVTTPPRARWLRPFSWRRNGVFLDDSALLMRRGWVRRSLSIFPLARLQSVGLHQGPLARAFGAATLTGHVIAGTVQTSVGALDRDAAVRMFERTAHASVAAAASDRSHRWAG, encoded by the coding sequence GTGGATGCGGCGGGAGCGGCGTCGACAGAAGCGACGTCGACGGGCGCGGCGGGCGTGGTGCCGTCGGGTGAGGTGGCTGCTGCGGGTGAGGTGGCTGCCGCGGGTGCGGCGGCTGGGGGTGCAGCGGCTGCGGCGGCTGCGGGTGCGACCGCGAAGGGTGCGTCGGCGTCGGAGGCCGCGAGCGCCCCGGTCCCCGGAGCCAGGCGCGCCGCCGTCCGGTCGCCGTACAGCGACGGAGAGTGGCACCGGCTGCATCCGCTCACGCCCCTGCTGCGCGGGGGACTGACGCTGCTCGTCATCGTGGGCGTCGTCATCGCGAATCTCCGTGAGAGGCTCGTGGAGTTCCTCTTCCCCGTCTTCACCGACCTGCCGCCGGGGGCGGTCCCGCCGGACCCGGTCGACTTCCTCTTCGCCAACAACCTCCTCCTCATCGCGGGCGGGGCCACCGTCGCGATCCTCATCGTGCTGATCGTGCTCTTCCGGCTGTCGTGGCGGTTCCACATGCTCCGCATCGGTGACGACGACGTGGAGGTGCGTTCGGGCGTTCTTTTCCGCACGCACCGGCGCGCGCCGCTCGACCGCGTGCAGGGCGTGAATCTGACGCGACCCATGATCGCCCGCCTGCTCGGGCTCGCGAAGCTCGAGGTGGTCGGGGCGGGGCTCGACGCCAACGTCAGGCTCGAGTACCTGTCGGCGAAGGATGCCGAGGCCATCCGCGGTGACATCCTCCGTCTCGCGTCCGGGCGTCGCCTCGCGCGAGAACGCACGCCCGAAGAGCGGCGAGAGTCGCTCGCGCGCCAGGCGGCGGCCGCCGTCGGCTCCGGTCTGCAGGGTCTCGTCGACGGTGAGGACTTGTCCGACGCCGAGCCGGAGAGCATCGTGCGCATTCCGGTGGGCCGGCTCGTGGCATCCCGGGTGCTGAGCGGCTCGACGGTGTTCCTCCTCGCCCTCGTCGTGGGAATCGTGGTGGCGGCGTCTCTGTCGACGCTGTGGCTGCTGTTCACGATCGTTCCGATGTTCCTCGCGTTCGTGGCGTACTACGTGCGGTCCATCGCGCGCGGTCTGCGGTATTCGATCGCGCCGACGGCCGATGGTGTGCGGGTGACTTTCGGTCTCTTCACGACCGTGTCCGAGATCGTGCCGCCCGGACGCGTGCACGCCATCGAGGTGCGTCAACCCGTGCTCTGGCGCCCGTTCGGGTGGTGGGCGGTGTCGGTCAACAGGTTGTCGGGCCGGTCCTCGACCGACACCAGCACCGACCAGTTCGCCGCCGTTCTGCCGATCGGTACGCGCGCCGATGTCGAACGCGTGCTGGCGATCCTCGCCCCCTCGCTCACGGGCGGCGAGTGGACGAGCGTGTTCCGTGACGGCATCCTGGGTCCCGTGGACGACGACCCCTACGTGACGACCCCGCCGCGCGCCCGGTGGCTGCGACCGTTCTCGTGGCGGCGCAACGGCGTGTTCCTCGACGACAGTGCTCTCCTCATGCGGCGGGGGTGGGTCCGGCGATCGCTCAGCATCTTCCCGCTCGCGCGTCTGCAATCGGTGGGGCTGCATCAAGGTCCGCTGGCGCGCGCCTTCGGTGCCGCGACGCTCACCGGTCACGTGATCGCCGGTACGGTGCAGACCTCGGTCGGCGCCCTCGACCGCGATGCGGCGGTGCGGATGTTCGAGCGCACGGCGCACGCGAGCGTCGCGGCCGCCGCCAGCGACCGCAGCCACCGGTGGGCCGGATGA
- a CDS encoding PH domain-containing protein has product MLDERTYDRILESRSERRLPLGDGTWHQLARAYVRVQLITQGAVILLVAAVAVAAQVITGVWWQWIPATVILLVTSIGLLITPRQARSFGYQLRHDDLVFRRGILWQRVVAVPYGRMQLVDITHGPLDRGFGIAQLKLVTAAASTGVTIPGLTQEAAEHLRDTLVAVAETRRTGL; this is encoded by the coding sequence GTGCTGGACGAGCGCACCTACGATCGCATTCTCGAGTCACGGTCTGAACGTCGACTGCCTCTCGGCGATGGGACGTGGCATCAGCTCGCCCGCGCCTACGTGCGCGTGCAGCTCATCACGCAGGGCGCCGTCATCCTCCTCGTGGCCGCGGTCGCCGTGGCGGCCCAGGTGATCACCGGCGTGTGGTGGCAGTGGATCCCGGCGACCGTCATCCTGCTCGTGACATCGATCGGTCTGCTGATCACTCCGCGACAGGCCCGGTCATTCGGCTACCAGCTGCGTCATGACGACCTCGTGTTCCGTCGCGGCATTCTGTGGCAGCGCGTCGTGGCGGTCCCGTACGGCCGCATGCAGCTGGTCGACATCACGCACGGCCCGCTGGACCGTGGCTTCGGGATCGCCCAGCTCAAACTCGTCACCGCCGCTGCGTCCACGGGGGTCACCATCCCCGGCCTGACGCAGGAGGCGGCCGAGCATCTTCGTGACACCCTCGTCGCCGTGGCCGAGACGCGCCGGACGGGTCTGTGA
- a CDS encoding DUF3180 domain-containing protein, translated as MRRTGAGILVIALLIGGAAGFILDTVLTAMGRATFSPAASLPTILVLLGVVIVMLAVPVYRAARGRGGRRINPFQALRIAMLAKASSLLGALSLGFSLGLIVYLTTRPVTPSLGSMGTIIATLVCAVILVVAGLVAEQLCTLRKDDDDDTTGNTPTGPVEA; from the coding sequence ATGAGGCGCACGGGTGCCGGCATCCTGGTCATCGCCCTCCTCATCGGCGGGGCGGCCGGCTTCATCCTCGACACGGTGCTGACCGCGATGGGACGTGCCACGTTCTCGCCGGCGGCCAGTCTGCCGACGATCCTCGTGCTGCTCGGCGTCGTGATCGTCATGCTGGCCGTGCCGGTGTACCGCGCCGCCCGAGGTCGCGGCGGTCGGCGCATCAACCCCTTCCAGGCGCTTCGGATCGCGATGCTCGCCAAGGCGTCGTCACTGCTCGGAGCGCTCTCGCTCGGCTTCTCCCTGGGGCTGATCGTCTACCTCACGACCCGGCCCGTGACGCCGTCGCTAGGCTCGATGGGAACGATCATCGCGACGCTCGTGTGCGCTGTCATCCTGGTCGTCGCAGGACTCGTTGCCGAGCAGTTGTGCACCCTCCGGAAGGACGACGATGACGACACCACCGGAAACACCCCGACCGGACCCGTCGAGGCCTGA
- the folK gene encoding 2-amino-4-hydroxy-6-hydroxymethyldihydropteridine diphosphokinase, with product MSVRLAHGMGEAPRSTPVEAVVALGANLGRRAETLAAAVDELTRLTLTSDVRVSEPIETVAVTLEGENEDAPRYLNAVALLRTRLAPTELLASLHRIEARHGRVRRERWGDRTLDLDLIVYGDEVIERDDLVVPHPRAHEREFVLAPWVQVAPDAEIPGRGRVADLLEGLRR from the coding sequence ATGAGCGTGCGGTTGGCCCACGGTATGGGGGAGGCGCCCCGATCGACCCCGGTCGAGGCGGTCGTGGCGCTCGGCGCCAATCTCGGTCGACGCGCCGAGACGCTGGCCGCCGCCGTCGACGAGCTGACCCGGCTGACGCTGACGAGCGACGTGCGCGTGTCGGAGCCGATCGAGACCGTGGCGGTCACCCTCGAGGGTGAGAACGAGGACGCCCCCCGCTATCTTAACGCCGTCGCCCTGCTGCGCACGAGGCTCGCGCCCACCGAGCTGCTCGCGTCGCTGCACCGTATCGAGGCGCGGCACGGACGCGTGCGTCGCGAGCGCTGGGGCGACCGCACCCTCGACCTCGACCTCATCGTCTACGGCGACGAGGTCATCGAGCGCGACGACCTCGTCGTGCCGCACCCGCGCGCCCACGAGCGCGAGTTCGTGCTCGCGCCGTGGGTGCAAGTGGCCCCGGATGCCGAGATCCCCGGGCGCGGTCGCGTCGCCGACCTGCTCGAGGGGTTGCGGCGATGA
- the folB gene encoding dihydroneopterin aldolase translates to MEAVDHITLTGVRAHGYHGVYADEKREGQEFVVDAVLALSLRRAAETDDVVDTVHYGELAERLVAIVAGEPVDLLETLAQRLADDVLADDRVDAVTITVHKPQAPIPVPFGDVSVTITRSRS, encoded by the coding sequence ATGGAAGCCGTCGACCACATCACCCTGACGGGCGTTCGCGCCCACGGGTACCACGGCGTGTACGCCGACGAGAAGCGGGAGGGGCAGGAGTTCGTCGTCGATGCGGTGCTCGCCCTGTCGCTGCGGCGGGCGGCCGAGACCGACGACGTGGTCGACACGGTGCACTACGGCGAACTCGCCGAGCGCCTCGTCGCCATCGTGGCGGGGGAGCCCGTCGACCTGCTGGAGACGCTGGCGCAGCGCCTCGCCGACGACGTGCTCGCAGACGACCGTGTGGATGCCGTCACCATCACCGTGCACAAGCCGCAGGCGCCGATCCCCGTGCCCTTCGGCGACGTCTCCGTGACCATCACGCGGAGCCGCTCATGA
- the folP gene encoding dihydropteroate synthase — protein MTLIMGIVNVTPDSFSDGGRYLDPDAAIAHARTLRAQGADLLDVGGESTRPGADRVAPRVEQQRVLPVVEALASEGFFVSIDTMNATTAAAAAAAGARLVNDVSGGLADPDMLDAVAETGADIALGHWRGPSTEMYARADYADVAREVAAELEERISAAVAAGIEPSRIVVDPGIGFGKRGTQNWQTLRALPALGALGSRVLVGTSRKRFLADALGEDADLARRDLATAVTSVLAARAGAWAVRVHDVPTTRDALAVARAWEA, from the coding sequence GTGACCCTCATCATGGGGATCGTCAACGTCACCCCCGACTCCTTCAGCGACGGCGGACGCTACCTCGACCCCGATGCCGCGATCGCGCACGCGCGCACCCTCCGCGCGCAGGGTGCCGACCTGCTCGACGTCGGCGGCGAGTCCACGCGGCCGGGAGCGGACCGGGTGGCGCCCCGGGTCGAGCAGCAGCGCGTGCTGCCCGTCGTCGAGGCCCTTGCATCCGAGGGGTTCTTCGTGAGCATCGACACGATGAACGCGACGACGGCGGCGGCCGCGGCGGCTGCGGGCGCGCGGTTGGTCAACGACGTCTCGGGCGGGCTCGCCGACCCCGACATGCTCGACGCCGTCGCCGAGACCGGCGCCGACATCGCCCTGGGCCATTGGCGCGGGCCCTCCACCGAGATGTACGCGCGTGCCGACTACGCCGACGTGGCCCGCGAGGTCGCCGCTGAGCTCGAGGAACGCATCTCGGCCGCGGTCGCCGCCGGGATCGAGCCGTCGCGCATCGTCGTCGACCCCGGTATCGGGTTCGGCAAGCGCGGAACGCAGAACTGGCAGACCTTGCGCGCGCTGCCCGCGCTGGGTGCGCTCGGCTCGCGCGTGCTGGTGGGGACCAGCCGCAAGCGCTTCCTCGCCGACGCCCTCGGCGAGGACGCCGACCTCGCCCGCCGCGATCTCGCCACCGCCGTCACGAGCGTCCTCGCCGCCCGCGCGGGCGCCTGGGCCGTTCGCGTGCACGATGTACCGACCACCCGCGACGCGCTCGCCGTCGCCCGCGCTTGGGAGGCCTGA